The Hippoglossus stenolepis isolate QCI-W04-F060 chromosome 12, HSTE1.2, whole genome shotgun sequence genome segment CAGGACTGAGTCTGTATGTAATATCCCGCAAGCCACTCAATCACTTCCACGCTGCAAGGGTAGAGCTTAAAGGACTAAACAGCaacataatacaaaaatattagAGCACttccatgtgtgtctgtgttatttCAACGCCTATTCGACTACAGAGGCTCCTGGCCCATAACTGAGCATCCACCCATTGGTGCCAGGTGTCTACCCATAGGAATGTCCAGGTTACAGGTCGGTAGATTTCTGTAGTGGACGAGGTTTCATGTAACCAGAGCTGAAatgttaattcagaaaaacacttgGTCATAAACCTTGTACCTCGTAGTAGTACTGGTAAGCCTGCAACTTGTCTCCTGTTGCATCATGCAGCTGCCCCAGCTTGGCCAGTGCACTTGGGTCGGTGGGAGTTGAACTGATGATGTGCATCAACCATTCTATCGCCTGGTGGTTATCCCCCAGAAGCTCAAATCTGAGACGCAGAGAGTCAAGGACCAAGAGATGCACCTATGGCGATAGGGCGAGGCGCAGGTTTGAATTCCTGAATGAGGCAACAACCACTGAGGTATAACTGACTGAAGAAGCTACACCTCATAACACAAGCACATCCACAAACACGTCTTATGAGTAGGATACAGTTTGACCAGCTGATATATGACTTGGTTGTCGTTCCTCAGGATGGAGTGGAGATCCAGGAAGCAGTGCAGAGCCTCCTCCGGACAAGTCAGCTTCTTATAGCACAGACCTGGTACAAGAAGAGGGAGATGAAAGTTGTTGATTAACATTTGCTCAAGGGCGACTTTAAATCAGCTgctgttaatattttttatcataatGATGAGTCAAAAGAAAGTCTGATGATAATGTGTCAATGTAAAAGCTCCTCTCTGGAATGAAAAGCTTCACAGTGATGTTCAACTCATTGTTTTTGTGCAGCCAtcaaattcactgtttcactgctgTAGTCTTCAGCCACAATAAACAATTTTCAGCTATAAATTCCACAACTACTGCACATTTACACTACAATAAATCACCCCTTGTACCACTACTATATCATAAATGGATGTGTTACCAAGGTTGTAGAGGGCCTCTGTGCAGGCGGAATGATTCGTCAGTGCCTCTTTGTAGCACTCCACAGCCCTCTCATAGTCCTGTTTGCCGAACACTGCGTTGCCCTTGTTGATGAGTGCTGCTGGGTTGTGGGGATCAGCCTTCAAGGCGAGATGAGCGTATTCCTCCGCCTGGTCATAGTTCTTGTCCTGTAAGAAGTTAAAGATCTGAGGGAATCATTTACTGGTACTAGCTTGGCACAGAGAGTGTAGGCTGCAATTCTTAAATAAAATTCACTTGAATAATTTTGTAGAAAATCTATTTGACCTAATGCAATAGGCAATAATCTCCAAACATGCCTCTTTctttatgtttgtgatgtttagTCATCGAAGAGTCTTACCAGGAAGTGACGAAAAGAGAGGTTGTTGGCTGTGTTGCCCTTCACTCTGCTGTCCTTCAAATGAAATTTATTCAGGATTTCAAATGCCTGATCagatatatatacaaaaaaaacaacattagtAAAACATTTGACCCTGGCTTTTGTCTAGtttattactatattattataCTGACTATGGTTAAAGCCTgttttcccagcatgcagcaTACTTCCAAACATTATAACCCAAGTTTTTATtaactttgaatttaaaaaaacatacattttccaCATGCTCGTCGAATTATGAAATTGATTTGTTAAATTTATATTATTCCTATCAGCAAACTTTGACTGATGTggaattataatatatattctgGAAAACAAGATGATCCAAAATCATCATAAATCCAACAACTATATTATTAATTTTGATAATATGCACCTATTTTGACAAGGTTATTTCCAACATGTATTAGAGAAGACTTGCATAATAAATGATAACAATACACTCACTGGTTTGAAATCCTTCTGTTTAAGTTGGGCGATGGCTTTAGCAAACTCCAGGTCACTGGCGAGCTCAGAATGCTGAGAATTCTTCACCATGTTCATGCacctaaaaacaaaagaaaacaaccaacaCAGTATGATTattaggtgtttttttttatacaaaaaatGTTACAGGAATAATCCAACTCTCctaagcagagagaaaaaagtgagaaaaatgcCCAATTGTAACAAATTATTTCGGTTCCTGCTTGAAAAACTTGCTACATGCTCCTTCAACAGTCCACAAATCAAAACTTTACACTGGTGACCAGCAGTAActattgttttcacttttgcttGCACAGGGACACAGCTGCATGGAGAATTGATGCCAATATGAAGCCTGGTTAAGTAGAATCGCACCAAAAGGAAACATCGAGCGATATCCAGGCTTGATTTTCAGCACCAAAATTGAGAAGTTCGATTTAGAAACTGCTGATTTCACTTGAGTTTAGTTGTATACACTGTATGTCATCTGCTATTAACagtgagatgtgaaacaaaagcacaataGTCACCAACCAGTCaagtccagctgcagcagaagtcTCCATAGCCGGAGCGATGAGCTTGGCAGCGGTCACAATGTACTTTTCTGCCTGTTTTTCTCTATGTAGGGAAAGAGGAAAGGACACGAATTGAGGAAATTAagggtaaaataaaaacataaattaaatgttcagtgtgtaagatttaggtgaaagggatctactggcagatatttcatacaaaataatcttagtAATGTTTTCACTACTGTGTTTCATCTAGGAGCAGGacctctctacagaggccaccatgttttttacagtagcccaaactggacaaactaaacaccttttgagtttttatcacaactgaagagtaccacaggttctctttcatgtttggaaggggataatgaggtgaggggtattcaactGCAACATGCTACTTCATCACTAGATGTCCctcaattctacacactgaacctttaaatctaAGTGTTGCGGGCATTGTGTTCTTACTGTGCCTCCTTCGTCTGGTGAAGCTCGTCGTTCATGGACTCGATGGTCGCGTTTGGACAGGTGTCACCCTGGAAAAGTCGACAGTACAAGGTTTGATTTAAGACGTTTAGCACCGTATTTTGTGTATCGTCTGTAGTGACCAACAAAAGACAGGAGTAATTCTTGAAAATCAGCAATCAACTTTAATTTCTTATTCCTGGTGTGCTgtctaatttaatttgttttgagtACACATATCTTCCTGTTACGCACCTCAGACGGGAAGTGCTTGGCCTCATCATCAGTGCCCAGAGGGGCCAAAAGTAGCATCTCAAACCCATTCCTCATCATCTTGTCACCAATGGCATAGTAGCACAGGACGAGGTTGTAGCCCACCGTGACGTTGGGGCTCTCTCTCATGACCTCTTCAAAACAGCAGATGGCATCTGGGTACTGGCACATGTGAACAAAGACCACGCCAATATTCTGCTtgatcttcatcctcctcttcttgtgACAGTTGGGGGTCCGATCCAGTGCCTTGCAGTAGAGCTTGATGGCTTTGGGGTAGTTCTTTTGTCTTACATATATGTTGGCCATGCTGAGTCTCAGTAGGCCTGGAGGAACATCACAGACAAAGTTTTAAGGAAAATCTAGTACGACTGATATAAAAAGCAGTATACAAGTATCTGGGGTTATTTCAACTACTGATGGTGGATGCACAGGTTTACGATAGCAGTCTGCTTACCAGTATAATTGCAGTTCCTGTTCTTTACCATAACCCGATAGGTGCTCAGGGCCTCTGGGTACATCTTGTTGTTCTCAAACTGGTTTGCAAGATTAAACAAAACCTGGTAATGAtggaaatattatatttactgCAATGagtcaattaattaaaaaaactaaaaccctgacatatatttaatttactgtctCTTCCTCtaacatgaaaataatcacaaatgaattaaataaaatgagaaatgaaatcAGATTTGCCACTGTCTTCTGAAGAAAATTGATGTATTTACAGGGAAAACTGATCATAAAAGTTACATTTGATATCACGTCTAAAGAACAAAATGAAGGAGAATTCCCCCTGCCACATACAATAGctgtaaataatgtaatttgCCTTCCTGGGTGCATTTGTACATGAGAGGTGCTGGAAAAAGGCAGGTATTGTCCTTTCCTTACGTGACAACTAAACACCAGATTTTAAGAGGGTTACCCAAGATGGTATTTAAGCTTTTAGGCATATCATTTTAGAGTAGTCCTATAGGAAGTAAAACTCCATCATATCACCTAAAGGCACTACAGCAGCCAATGAGGTACAGCAGCCTTACTTACAGTGAAGGAAAGATCGACATTGATTCTGTACCCAGacttttccctctgtttcaCCAATGCTCGCTCATTCCTCACTGCCTCTATGGCTTTCTCAACAGCCTGTAGAATCACAACACACGAACACATGCACAGGTCATAAGAAGAGACACCAACATCCGTGTCCAAACTGAACAATACCAAGTCAGTTAACTTTGTCCTTTGGCTGAAAAATACTGTTCATCTGCACTGAAGCATTGGAAATatacttaaaggtccagtgtgtaagatttaggttaaAGGAATCCATTTTGCACTTGTGTAATCACctattgtatgaattgttgttttctttagccTAGAATGGGgccattttatttaaatacttttaaatatatatatatatatttacattggggGTGGGTCttctctacagaggctgccatgttttttacagtagctcagactggacaaactaaagaccttttgagtttttaggacaagtgaaggctaccacaggttcttcttcatgtttggaagaggagggtgaggtgaggggtgttctgatgcaacatgcaacttcactaCTAGATGTCACTCAATTCTACCCACTGAACCTTTGAGCTTTTTTGGCCGGCAACcttttttaaggttttaaaagTCTGTTGGATGAGCAGAAAGCTTTCCTACAGTATTGAAATTTATAGTAGTAGAGTAAGTAGTAAAGAATCTGACCAATTTTAAGTCTCCCTTGCTCTGTGCTATCCAGCTCTCTTTGATCAATTCATTGACTTCCTCCTCCAGGATCTTATGCATTTCGGACCTGGAAGACggcagacacagaaatacaacGTGTGATAATGTTGCTGGAAAGCACGACGTATTCTCCTGCTTCAAAAGACAGTGACATGCACAGTATATCAGGGcagatacataaataaatgtctggGCTTTTTTAATTCACAATTCATGAATATGGTATATttattactgtatatatatatatatatatatatatatatatattaattgtaacttaaatgtaaaatgttaccACTGCtataacatttttctttaaatatcaaTTATACTGAACTTGAAAATTCTACACCGTTCTTATAAACATTACAGTTACACACTGCAAAGGAGAAATTGCTGGGTTTGGGTGATACAGTGATATTCTTCGAAGAACATTGGAAAGTTCAACTCACATGTCCTCATCCTCTGCTTCAAGAGAAGGGTTCTTGTCAGAAGGGTCATTAGTTGAATCTAAAAATGCAAGATCCAAAATGAATACAAAGTCAGACAGCAACAGTCTTTAATAGATGATAAATACTATTGGACAGAGGGAAATCAGTGGGTAGaggaaatgaacaaataaagtaataacCCACTAACTACTCTGAGAACCACACTGAAAATGTTTCTCTATATCCGTTTCTGTTGTAGAATAACTTCCACaatgcagacacactcacatgaACAGCCCCTGAATCACAAGCTAATACAAGATCACataataatcatataataaacatatatgtagagataatgagtcaaaaacaaaaactgtaaaaaacaatatttgctTATGACTGTAGAACTCACCACAATTTATTGAGGAGGTGTAACTTGCACCACTAATGGCAGTCATTGGCCGGTAGGTACTCATTTGCCGGTAAGCACTAATTGGCCGGGAGCCAGTCATTGGCCGAGAGGGGGTCATTGGCCAGGAGGCATTCATTGGCCGAGAGGGGGTCATTGGCCGGGAGGCATTCATTGGCCGAGAGGGTGTCATTGGCTGGGAGGCAGAGATTAGCCGGTCGGCTCCACTCTGTCACAATACATGAGGTTGttagtgtgttttaaatgaatacattaatatgataaaaaagtttGCAAAACTGTTCGCTAAATCAAAACTTTATGCACATTGAACAAGTTATTTTTAGGTCTAATATGCATCAGTTCACAAACTGATGCATATTAGACCTTAAAAGCACACTTGAGTCAATGCCTCTTACCTTCACAGCTCCAGTCATGGGTCCGGCCACTGAATTGTGCTTATGGTTGTGAGACCTGATAAAACAATAAGCATAAGGTATGTGAGAAGGATTTAGTCATGTTTAGTCATGCAATCAATAATAGTTTTGATGATCTAGCAATTGCCTTCTTGAAAAATTGCAAATGTACTGCTTACTAGTCagttaatttattaattattaattatttttgtcttttagtATCCTCTACGTGTGGATTTGTGTAGCAATCATTTAAggcacatgtgtctgtgtccacGACTGGGCAGTTCTCCATGTCAGAGGCCAGGGAAAGCTTGTGCCTTTTTTTATTGGACATCATCCAAACATTCAGGCATTTGAAAGCATTGTTGGTACGTAAAAAAGTATCAAATTTGGGTTtgtaattcattcattaatatgcaaatgtttgtAGATCAGAGACATTCGAATAGCTTATtagcaaataaaaatacacatggtGTTCACGTGGCCAAATGTTTTTAATAGCTTTCAGTAAGGCAGTGCATGATATAGTTAGCAACATCGTACTTATGTGCtggtattgttttttattttaaaattttacCCTAGTGCAAGTTTTTACTACTACTTAAATTTGGGATAGAGTTTATCTGCCTGTCAATTCATGAAAGGCGTGTGAAGAGGCGATACCAAGTATGACTAGAAAATGAATTTCCTGACAAAAAATGTCATGTGAATACATACATGCTGAAATGCTTCGTTGAAGATGAAAATGTGTTGCGAATCATAAGCTGCTGAAATATTTGAGTAATTAATTCCAAGAGTGCTCTTGGAATTAAATTCAAATATCAAAGGAATGTCACACTGACAAGATCAAAGAGATGTGATGTCACAGGAGATAATGCATGTACACAAAGAGGTACTTCCACTGTTACTTCTAGTAAAGGTCGTGTCAAAGATTTAGATGCAAGGGaactattggcagaaattgaatataaaataacccTAGTGATGTTATCCCttgtgtgtaatcatctaaaagttaattattgtttgattttccCTAAAACAGGccctttatattaaaatactttatatttacatctggagcaggtcctctctatggaggctgccatgttttttagtCCAAacttgacaaaataaaaaccttttgagtctttatgacaactgaaggctaccacaggttctctgtcatgttttttttaaaggttttttgtCAGTCCACCttttttaaggtttaaaaacTCCTGGTGGATGACCagaaagctttatttacattaatCTTAAAATCAGTCTCGTTTGATGGACCTGAAAAAAGGTGAAACATTATCACTTTCACCACTAAATGCTATGTTATTGTTTAAGAGTCTTTTATTCATCCCTAGTGAAACTCTGTGAAGTAAAATGAAGCTAGAGTCATTAGCCGCTGTGTGGATAACATACCCTCCATCAACAATCAGGTGTGATTTATATTGTAGGTCACCCAAGTTTATCAGAGATCAACACATAATCACTTTAGTTTTGCACCTAGACAGCAATAGAGTTGATGTGTCGAAATACTAGCTATGTTGATTAAAACATGTGCGCAAGGTGGAGGATACTTACTACAACGACATCTAAAATAAGGTGGTATAGCATTGGTGGAGTTAAATGGCACTCTCTTAGCATCTTGCTGTGAGTCCAGGGCTGGAATGTACATCTACTTTTCTACTTAATGATTTCCCAGCAGTTCAGACAAAGAATAGCAGTTTGTGCAGGAAATTACTGATGCATGCAGCACAGCAATGTTCAACATAGATGTCGAATGTGCTAGCAGTGATCATGGGGTGATGAAAGGGCCAGGactttgtctttgtccttgGAAATGCATTAATTCCTCAAGACAAAACAACCCTTTTGACTGTGTCCTTGCTCAGTTTATGTTCCTATGTGTTGATATAATGACATTGACAATAATCCCTCCAAATTCTCATTTTAGATATTCACCTCACACTGCTGTGTCGTTTCAGATTGAGTCTTAGTTTCTGAAGGAAGGATTACTTCTTTCACAGTAATTACCACAGCAAATGTTACAGGGCTTGATTGCTATTCAGAATCAATTTAAATGTTAGAGAAGATAATCTTAGCACTGCATCAATCCGTCATGTTCTGTCAGCAGGCCGCAAGCTGTGTGAGGGGATGCAAGCACAGTCTTAATGATCCTCTCAGCTGCGGACATTTTATCATGCATGCATCCATAAATTAAACCACCCATCCACCTGGATTTATTCATAACATTATATAAAGCAAGTGACATTGTCTTTAAGTAAAATACGAAAATTCTGGCTGTTTATTTCCCTCTGCAGTGGTGGGAGGATCAGCGAAGTGTCCCTGAGGGTTAAAATCAGCAAACGTTGAGAGACTTGCCACCAATAGAAGTgtcatatttatcttttttttaacctttattcaCCAATTAGTGCATATACAAAGACATAGACAGGGTCAGTGATTTAGGGTTCAGGTCAGTGCTTTAGGGTTCAGGTCAGTGCTTCAGGGTTCAGGTCAGTTCTTTAGGGTACAGGTCAGTTCTTTAGGGTAAGGGCTTAGGTTCAGGTCAGTTCTTTAGGGTACACGTCAGTTCTTTAGGGTACAGGTTAggttaacagaaaataaacagattctaAAAAAACAATCTGATGTTAATTGTTTGGCGTGGCAGCTTGTGACTACAAATTAAATGAACCTGTGTGTAGCAAACTAATTAGGTGAGAGACTGTGAATTTGGAAGAGATTACCCTGTGTGGCCGTGGCCATCACACACTCCCCCCCTTCAGGACTCTCACTGGAACAGTGAGAGAGGTAGTCTGTGTGATTGGACAACATAGGATACAATGTTAAAAGATACAACCCCCACCTGTCTCCCTCCCCAATCTCTCTCAGCAGTGAGAGAGGCCCTCGTACTTCATGCTCGTACAAAAGTTCAAACGGAGAGAAACCAGTCGAGGCTTGGGGTACTTCTCTGTAGGCAAAGAGGAGGTATGGCAGCCACTGATCTAAATCTGTAACGCTGGTGTTCACAAACTTCGAAGCATCTTCTTCAGGGTCTGATTACAGCGCTCCGTCAGTCCATTAGTTTGGGGATGATACGGACTGGTCCTCAGGCTCCTGATACCAAGTAACTGACACACCTGTTTCAACAGAGTGGACATAAAATTAGTTCCCTGATCAGTCAATATTTCATGTGGAAAGCCTACTCTGGAAAAAAACTGCACCAAACAGAAAGCAACTGAGTTTGCCTTTATAGAATTCAAAGGAAAAACTTCTCTGTACTT includes the following:
- the LOC118119134 gene encoding intraflagellar transport protein 88 homolog, translating into MYPEALSTYRVMVKNRNCNYTGLLRLSMANIYVRQKNYPKAIKLYCKALDRTPNCHKKRRMKIKQNIGVVFVHMCQYPDAICCFEEVMRESPNVTVGYNLVLCYYAIGDKMMRNGFEMLLLAPLGTDDEAKHFPSEGDTCPNATIESMNDELHQTKEAQEKQAEKYIVTAAKLIAPAMETSAAAGLDWCMNMVKNSQHSELASDLEFAKAIAQLKQKDFKPAFEILNKFHLKDSRVKGNTANNLSFRHFLDKNYDQAEEYAHLALKADPHNPAALINKGNAVFGKQDYERAVECYKEALTNHSACTEALYNLGLCYKKLTCPEEALHCFLDLHSILRNDNQVIYQLVKLFELLGDNHQAIEWLMHIISSTPTDPSALAKLGQLHDATGDKLQAYQYYYESFKLYPCSVEVIEWLAGYYIQTQSCGKAIKSFERAAVLQPTLVKWRLLVAACYRRNGDYQKALEKYKHIHCLFPEDIECLRFLVNLCMDMGLKEVNNYKGKLEKAMRISEQL